A portion of the Gossypium arboreum isolate Shixiya-1 chromosome 8, ASM2569848v2, whole genome shotgun sequence genome contains these proteins:
- the LOC108464988 gene encoding E3 ubiquitin-protein ligase XBAT33-like isoform X2: MGNSFGCSASGERLVSAARDGDLVEAKMLLDCNPCLAKYSTFGGLNSPLHFAAAKGHNEIVALLLENGADVNSRNYCGQTALMQACRYGHWEVVQTLLLFRCNVTRADYLSGRTALHFSAVNGHVRCITLLVADFVPNAPFEAMNNQIEGEKGDGSTVRNKNDQSALSKFVNKAADGGNTALHMAALNGHFDCVQLLLDLHANVSAVTFHYGTSMDLIGAGSSPLHYAACGGNLKCCQILLARGASRLTLNCNGWLPLDVARMWGRHWLEPLLAPNSDTTIPRFPSSNYLSLPLSSLLNIARECGLQSPTTPLDDADTCAVCLERVCSVAAEGCGHELCVRCALYLCSTSHIPSNIVAPPGSIPCPLCRHGILSFVKLPISPVKENRLHVSLGLCTSCMLHPCDADCASPASEIRKNRVASVSSDIFCPVTCSPFPSVAIPLCTCNDGPCPSFESGETEMQDGSPRRSQSTSIEQDKIEGPRLERTTCSNMFWGRRSCSREHQCNSEINA; the protein is encoded by the exons ATGGGGAATTCGTTTGGGTGCTCAGCTTCAGGGGAGAGATTAGTTTCGGCAGCGAGAGATGGGGATTTGGTGGAAGCCAAGATGCTCTTGGATTGCAATCCTTGTCTTGCTAAGTATTCCACTTTTGGGGGCCTTAATTCTCCTCTTCATTTCGCTGCTGCCAAAGGCCACAATGag ATTGTTGCTTTATTGCTTGAGAATGGAGCTGATGTTAATTCCCGGAATTACTGTGGCCAG ACGGCATTGATGCAAGCGTGTAGATACGGGCACTGGGAGGTTGTGCAGACCCTTTTGCTCTTCAGATGCAAT GTTACCAGGGCAGATTATCTAAGTGGAAGAACTGCTCTCCATTTTTCTGCTGTAAATGGACATGTACGGTGCATAACACTTCTTGTAGCTGATTTTGTTCCTAATGCTCCTTTTGAAGCTATGAACAACCAAATTGAAGGTGAAAAGGGGGACGGTTCTACTGTGAGAAACAAAAATGATCAAAG TGCACTATCAAAGTTTGTAAATAAGGCAGCTGATGGCGGGAATACTGCTCTTCATATGGCTGCATTAAATGGGCATTTTGATTGTGTGCAGCTTTTGTTAGACCTTCACGCCAATGTATCTGCCGTCACATTTCATTATGGAACATCAATGGATTTAATAG GAGCTGGAAGTTCTCCTTTGCATTATGCTGCCTGTGGGGGAAACTTGAAATGTTGCCAG ATCCTTCTAGCAAGAGGAGCCAGTCGGTTGACTTTGAACTGCAATGG GTGGCTGCCACTTGATGTTGCCAGGATGTGGGGTCGTCATTGGCTTGAGCCCTTGCTGGCACCTAATTCTGATACCACAATACCTAGATTTCCTTCTTCCAACTACTTGTCTTTGCCTCTTTCGAGTTTACTTAACATAGCAAG AGAATGTGGGTTGCAGTCCCCAACAACCCCCTTGGATGATGCTGACACTTGTGCCGTCTGCCTTGAAAGAGTATGTAGTGTTGCTGCTGAAG GATGTGGGCATGAGTTATGCGTAAGGTGTGCACTCTATCTTTGCTCAACAAGCCACATTCCCTCCAATATCGTGGCCCCACCGGGGTCTATTCCGTGCCCACTTTGTAGACATGGCATTCTCTCCTTCGTCAAATTGCCCATTTCGCCGGTAAAAGAAAATAGGCTACATGTATCCCTTGGCCTTTGTACATCGTGCATGCTTCATCCCTGTGATGCAGATTGCGCATCACCTGCTTCAGAGATCCGAAAGAATCGTGTTGCTTCAGTTTCTTCAGATATTTTCTGTCCAGTTACCTGTAGTCCATTTCCTTCTGTTGCCATCCCTTTGTGCACCTGCAACGATGGTCCTTGCCCCTCGTTTGAAAGTGGAGAGACAGAAATGCAAGATGGATCTCCAAGACGTTCACAATCTACATCGATCGAGCAGGATAAAATTGAAGGACCGAGACTGGAGAGAACAACCTGTTCAAACATGTTCTGGGGCAGGAGGAGCTGCAGTAGAGAGCATCAATGCAATTCAGAAATAAATGCTTGA
- the LOC108464988 gene encoding E3 ubiquitin-protein ligase XBAT33-like isoform X1: protein MGNSFGCSASGERLVSAARDGDLVEAKMLLDCNPCLAKYSTFGGLNSPLHFAAAKGHNEIVALLLENGADVNSRNYCGQTALMQACRYGHWEVVQTLLLFRCNVTRADYLSGRTALHFSAVNGHVRCITLLVADFVPNAPFEAMNNQIEGEKGDGSTVRNKNDQSALSKFVNKAADGGNTALHMAALNGHFDCVQLLLDLHANVSAVTFHYGTSMDLIGAGSSPLHYAACGGNLKCCQILLARGASRLTLNCNGWLPLDVARMWGRHWLEPLLAPNSDTTIPRFPSSNYLSLPLSSLLNIARECGLQSPTTPLDDADTCAVCLERVCSVAAEGTSSTCCFHKFGCGHELCVRCALYLCSTSHIPSNIVAPPGSIPCPLCRHGILSFVKLPISPVKENRLHVSLGLCTSCMLHPCDADCASPASEIRKNRVASVSSDIFCPVTCSPFPSVAIPLCTCNDGPCPSFESGETEMQDGSPRRSQSTSIEQDKIEGPRLERTTCSNMFWGRRSCSREHQCNSEINA, encoded by the exons ATGGGGAATTCGTTTGGGTGCTCAGCTTCAGGGGAGAGATTAGTTTCGGCAGCGAGAGATGGGGATTTGGTGGAAGCCAAGATGCTCTTGGATTGCAATCCTTGTCTTGCTAAGTATTCCACTTTTGGGGGCCTTAATTCTCCTCTTCATTTCGCTGCTGCCAAAGGCCACAATGag ATTGTTGCTTTATTGCTTGAGAATGGAGCTGATGTTAATTCCCGGAATTACTGTGGCCAG ACGGCATTGATGCAAGCGTGTAGATACGGGCACTGGGAGGTTGTGCAGACCCTTTTGCTCTTCAGATGCAAT GTTACCAGGGCAGATTATCTAAGTGGAAGAACTGCTCTCCATTTTTCTGCTGTAAATGGACATGTACGGTGCATAACACTTCTTGTAGCTGATTTTGTTCCTAATGCTCCTTTTGAAGCTATGAACAACCAAATTGAAGGTGAAAAGGGGGACGGTTCTACTGTGAGAAACAAAAATGATCAAAG TGCACTATCAAAGTTTGTAAATAAGGCAGCTGATGGCGGGAATACTGCTCTTCATATGGCTGCATTAAATGGGCATTTTGATTGTGTGCAGCTTTTGTTAGACCTTCACGCCAATGTATCTGCCGTCACATTTCATTATGGAACATCAATGGATTTAATAG GAGCTGGAAGTTCTCCTTTGCATTATGCTGCCTGTGGGGGAAACTTGAAATGTTGCCAG ATCCTTCTAGCAAGAGGAGCCAGTCGGTTGACTTTGAACTGCAATGG GTGGCTGCCACTTGATGTTGCCAGGATGTGGGGTCGTCATTGGCTTGAGCCCTTGCTGGCACCTAATTCTGATACCACAATACCTAGATTTCCTTCTTCCAACTACTTGTCTTTGCCTCTTTCGAGTTTACTTAACATAGCAAG AGAATGTGGGTTGCAGTCCCCAACAACCCCCTTGGATGATGCTGACACTTGTGCCGTCTGCCTTGAAAGAGTATGTAGTGTTGCTGCTGAAGGTACGTCTTCAACTTGCTGTTTCCATAAATTTG GATGTGGGCATGAGTTATGCGTAAGGTGTGCACTCTATCTTTGCTCAACAAGCCACATTCCCTCCAATATCGTGGCCCCACCGGGGTCTATTCCGTGCCCACTTTGTAGACATGGCATTCTCTCCTTCGTCAAATTGCCCATTTCGCCGGTAAAAGAAAATAGGCTACATGTATCCCTTGGCCTTTGTACATCGTGCATGCTTCATCCCTGTGATGCAGATTGCGCATCACCTGCTTCAGAGATCCGAAAGAATCGTGTTGCTTCAGTTTCTTCAGATATTTTCTGTCCAGTTACCTGTAGTCCATTTCCTTCTGTTGCCATCCCTTTGTGCACCTGCAACGATGGTCCTTGCCCCTCGTTTGAAAGTGGAGAGACAGAAATGCAAGATGGATCTCCAAGACGTTCACAATCTACATCGATCGAGCAGGATAAAATTGAAGGACCGAGACTGGAGAGAACAACCTGTTCAAACATGTTCTGGGGCAGGAGGAGCTGCAGTAGAGAGCATCAATGCAATTCAGAAATAAATGCTTGA
- the LOC108464987 gene encoding protein ROOT PRIMORDIUM DEFECTIVE 1, which produces MLVFFSYTCNLLKPRSPSPLPFTSIMLMSQSTSIPKKQDRVRDHGFDNYMEVEKKTRKVLKFQSLILSQPSQTLPISRFDSLARRLGLGFKENEAAAYLLKFPHVFEIYEHPVLRILFCRLTQKALLQIEQEKQALHAQLPDVVTRLRKLVMMSNTGRLRLEHVRIARKEFGLPDDFEYSVILKYPEFFRLFDARDTRNKYIEIVERDPELAICAIEKVREREYREKGLDAEDVRFSFLVNFPPGFKIGKYYRIAVWKWQRVPYWSPYENVSGYDLRSLEALKRMEKRAVATIHELLSLTVEKKISLERIAHFRMAMNLPKKLKDFLLQHQGIFYVSTRGNYGKLHTVFLREAYRKGELTEPNDLYLARRKLGELVLLSSRKAMVDKELVSYRRDTEVDDIVCVRPDYMETDLKDFGVEYEIEHDEEGNDSLDSDFVSDDIDETQYLDEKEDTV; this is translated from the coding sequence ATGCTGGTGTTCTTCTCTTACACTTGCAATCTCCTCAAACCCAGAAGCCCGTCGCCTCTCCCTTTCACCTCCATAATGCTCATGTCCCAGTCCACCTCTATCCCTAAAAAACAGGACAGAGTACGCGACCACGGTTTCGACAACTACATGGAAGTGGAGAAAAAGACCCGGAAAGTCCTCAAATTCCAATCTCTCATTCTTTCCCAGCCAAGTCAAACCTTGCCCATCTCTCGTTTCGACTCTCTCGCTCGTCGCCTTGGTCTCGGCTTCAAAGAAAACGAAGCCGCTGCTTATCTCCTTAAATTCCCCCACGTTTTCGAAATCTACGAGCACCCTGTTCTCAGAATCCTCTTTTGCAGGCTAACCCAGAAGGCCCTTCTCCAAATTGAGCAAGAAAAACAAGCACTCCATGCCCAGTTACCTGATGTCGTCACCCGGTTAAGGAAGTTGGTTATGATGTCGAACACGGGCCGTTTGAGACTGGAACACGTTCGGATTGCCAGGAAAGAATTTGGGTTGCCTGATGATTTTGAGTACTCGGTAATTCTCAAATACCCTGAATTTTTTAGATTGTTTGATGCTCGAGATACTAGGAATAAGTACATTGAGATTGTTGAAAGAGATCCCGAGTTAGCTATTTGTGCCATAGAGAAAGTTAGAGAGAGAGAGTACAGAGAAAAAGGACTTGACGCTGAGGATGTTAGGTTCTCATTTCTTGTTAACTTTCCGCCTGGGTTTAAGATTGGTAAGTATTACAGGATTGCAGTTTGGAAGTGGCAACGGGTTCCGTATTGGTCTCCTTATGAGAACGTATCTGGTTATGACTTGAGGTCATTGGAAGCTCTGAAGAGGATGGAAAAGAGGGCAGTGGCAACTATTCATGAGTTGCTGTCATTGACTGTGGAGAAGAAGATTTCTTTGGAGAGGATTGCGCATTTTAGGATGGCGATGAATTTGCCTAAAAAGTTGAAGGATTTTCTGCTTCAGCATCAGGGAATATTTTATGTTTCAACTAGGGGGAATTATGGGAAGCTTCATACAGTGTTTCTTAGGGAAGCTTATAGGAAGGGGGAGTTAACTGAGCCAAATGATTTGTATTTGGCGAGAAGGAAGTTGGGCGAGTTAGTTTTGCTAAGTTCTAGGAAGGCAATGGTGGATAAGGAACTGGTTAGCTATAGGAGGGATACGGAAGTTGATGACATAGTGTGTGTTAGACCAGACTATATGGAAACTGACTTGAAAGATTTTGGGGTTGAATATGAAATAGAGCACGATGAAGAAGGAAATGATAGTTTAGATTCTGATTTTGTTTCTGATGACATAGATGAGACTCAATATTTGGATGAAAAGGAGGATACCGTTTAA